The Carnobacterium mobile DSM 4848 genome includes a window with the following:
- a CDS encoding peptide ABC transporter substrate-binding protein → MKKKWWYSSAVLLAAGLLTACGNNGETDAASSSKDTKDKKLADEQVLNLVEIAELPTGDTALATDTVSFTVFNQVNEGLYRLDKDSQPIPALASEEATVSEDGLEYTFKLHEDAKWSNGDPVTAKDFVYAWQRVVDPDTAASYAYLFDGIKNAAAIMEGEAEPDTLGVEAVSDYEFKVTMEKPVPYFISLMAFPTFFPQNQEFVEEQGDRYGTSADTMIFNGPFTFSNWDGTNLNWTYEKNEGYWDVENVILDEINVEVIKETATALNLYDSGQLDRVNLTGEFAKQFQGNEDYVVETEARSSYLQFNQERGGKKTDLANENLRKALAVSYDHELLVNEILANGSQELGGLVPADLAVNPTTGKDFREESGDFLAYDKEAAADYWEKAKAELGVDSLELELLGDDDESNKKIAAYMKDQIETNLPGITIKAKNVPFKVRLELQTKQDYDFVLGGWGADFADPVNFIDLLMADSPYNRSGYKNEEFDKLVNLSKDENATDVDARWQNLLDAEKILLDEAGVAPLFQRAAATLQKPYVKEIYNHQVGAKYTYKNAYIEAH, encoded by the coding sequence ATGAAAAAGAAATGGTGGTACTCAAGTGCAGTTTTGCTGGCAGCTGGTTTATTGACAGCTTGCGGCAATAATGGAGAAACAGATGCAGCATCAAGTTCAAAAGACACGAAAGATAAAAAATTAGCAGATGAACAAGTATTAAATTTAGTTGAAATTGCGGAATTGCCAACTGGGGATACAGCATTGGCTACTGATACGGTCAGCTTTACAGTTTTTAACCAAGTCAATGAAGGTCTGTATCGATTGGATAAAGACAGCCAGCCTATTCCAGCTCTTGCGTCTGAAGAAGCAACAGTCAGTGAAGATGGATTAGAATATACATTCAAATTACACGAAGATGCCAAATGGTCGAATGGCGACCCTGTAACGGCAAAAGATTTTGTCTATGCATGGCAACGAGTGGTAGACCCTGATACAGCTGCTTCTTATGCTTACTTGTTTGATGGGATCAAAAATGCTGCAGCGATCATGGAAGGCGAAGCTGAGCCGGATACACTTGGAGTGGAAGCTGTAAGTGATTATGAATTTAAAGTGACCATGGAAAAACCTGTTCCTTACTTTATCTCATTAATGGCTTTTCCAACATTCTTTCCCCAAAACCAAGAATTTGTAGAAGAACAAGGCGATCGGTATGGTACTTCTGCAGACACCATGATTTTCAACGGACCATTTACATTTAGTAATTGGGATGGAACGAATTTAAACTGGACCTATGAAAAGAACGAAGGTTACTGGGATGTTGAAAATGTGATCCTCGATGAAATCAATGTAGAAGTGATTAAAGAAACTGCTACAGCTTTGAATTTATATGATTCAGGACAATTAGATCGTGTGAATTTAACCGGAGAATTTGCTAAACAATTTCAAGGAAATGAAGATTACGTCGTCGAAACGGAAGCAAGATCTTCTTACTTGCAGTTCAACCAAGAACGTGGCGGTAAGAAAACCGACTTAGCTAATGAAAACTTGCGTAAAGCCCTTGCTGTTTCTTATGATCATGAATTGTTGGTCAATGAAATTTTGGCAAACGGTTCTCAAGAATTAGGGGGATTAGTTCCTGCTGATTTAGCCGTAAATCCGACAACCGGTAAAGACTTCCGTGAAGAATCTGGCGATTTCCTAGCTTACGATAAAGAAGCAGCTGCTGATTATTGGGAAAAAGCAAAAGCTGAACTAGGCGTTGACAGTCTTGAGTTAGAATTGCTTGGTGACGACGATGAATCCAACAAAAAAATCGCTGCTTATATGAAAGACCAGATTGAAACCAACTTACCAGGCATAACGATAAAAGCTAAAAATGTGCCATTTAAAGTGCGTTTAGAATTACAAACGAAACAAGACTATGATTTTGTTTTAGGCGGTTGGGGAGCAGACTTTGCTGATCCAGTAAACTTCATTGATTTACTGATGGCTGACAGTCCGTATAACCGTTCTGGGTATAAAAATGAAGAGTTTGATAAATTAGTAAACTTATCTAAAGATGAAAATGCAACAGATGTTGATGCGCGTTGGCAAAATCTGTTAGATGCAGAAAAAATTCTATTAGATGAAGCAGGTGTAGCTCCATTGTTCCAAAGAGCAGCTGCTACCTTGCAAAAACCGTATGTTAAAGAAATTTATAATCATCAAGTAGGAGCCAAATACACGTATAAAAATGCGTATATTGAAGCCCACTAA
- a CDS encoding glycoside hydrolase family 13 protein produces MGKIKYNSWISEYKQPFGAVETGTEVRFQLDCQVPEVQAVFLMIHKDFGKDFQVEMSMVHPTRYQATFKLTEDSGLYFYHFKIQYRLDDKNETLYYGNNEACLGGPGAVYYAVEEIKEYQLTSYLYDDPAPDWYQKGVAYQIFVDRFYNGNASGLVSSPKKNSFLYASPDDRPMYIKDEAGDIIRWEFFGGNLKGVIKKLSYLADLGITILYLNPIFEARSNHKYDTGNFLKIDPMFGNEDIFKELIEKANEFGIHIILDGVFNHVGADSRYFNRYGNYEDIGAYQSPTSRYADWFTFDHFPDEYESWWGIKDLPKLNKENPKVQEFIYAADDSVVQKWSKMGIGGWRIDVADEISDLFLTGIRTALEQTVAEPVLIGEVWEDASNKMAYGERRHYIEGGSLHGVMNYPFRKTIIDFLNQTISAKEAASQAMQLKENYPPEVLKNNLNNIGSHDTVRILTALQLDKLKLQQALTLLFVLPGVPCLYYGDEAGVEGGDDPDNRGMFPWGLENQTLLTFIRERIALRKSVRALQDGELFAFSTEQILGLVRYLSEEEYVLILINSTADEKIFEAENAISYSSFKLQHFLEKGNLTFLNIPAQGVRIIEKCPSSTTQNENCE; encoded by the coding sequence GTGGGGAAAATAAAGTATAATTCATGGATAAGTGAATACAAACAACCTTTTGGAGCGGTTGAAACAGGAACTGAAGTAAGGTTTCAATTGGATTGTCAAGTACCAGAAGTACAAGCGGTTTTTTTGATGATTCATAAAGACTTCGGCAAAGACTTTCAAGTGGAGATGAGCATGGTCCATCCGACACGTTATCAGGCTACCTTTAAATTAACGGAAGATAGCGGACTGTATTTTTACCATTTTAAAATTCAGTACCGATTAGATGACAAAAATGAAACCCTCTACTATGGAAATAATGAGGCTTGTTTAGGCGGACCAGGAGCCGTTTATTATGCAGTTGAAGAGATAAAAGAATACCAATTAACCAGTTATTTATATGATGACCCTGCACCTGACTGGTATCAAAAAGGAGTAGCTTATCAAATATTTGTTGACCGCTTTTATAACGGAAACGCTAGTGGATTGGTTTCTTCTCCCAAAAAGAATTCTTTTCTCTATGCTTCGCCTGATGATAGACCGATGTATATTAAAGATGAGGCAGGAGACATTATCCGTTGGGAATTTTTTGGAGGTAATTTAAAGGGAGTGATCAAAAAACTCTCTTATTTAGCAGATCTAGGCATTACGATTCTCTATCTAAATCCAATTTTTGAAGCTCGCAGCAATCACAAATACGATACGGGAAATTTTTTAAAAATCGATCCGATGTTTGGCAATGAAGACATTTTTAAAGAACTGATAGAGAAAGCAAATGAGTTCGGCATTCACATTATTTTAGACGGTGTGTTCAATCACGTGGGAGCAGATAGTCGTTATTTTAACCGATATGGAAATTATGAGGACATAGGAGCCTATCAGTCACCGACTAGTCGCTATGCTGATTGGTTTACCTTTGATCATTTTCCAGATGAGTATGAATCTTGGTGGGGCATTAAAGATTTACCTAAATTAAATAAAGAAAACCCTAAAGTACAAGAATTCATCTATGCAGCGGATGATAGTGTGGTTCAGAAGTGGTCAAAAATGGGAATAGGCGGCTGGCGTATCGATGTTGCGGATGAAATCAGCGATTTGTTTTTAACGGGTATTCGTACGGCGTTGGAGCAAACAGTTGCTGAGCCGGTACTGATTGGAGAAGTCTGGGAAGACGCTTCTAATAAAATGGCATACGGTGAACGACGGCATTACATTGAAGGTGGAAGTTTACACGGTGTTATGAACTATCCCTTCAGAAAAACGATCATTGATTTTTTAAATCAAACAATTTCTGCTAAAGAAGCTGCCTCACAAGCTATGCAGTTAAAAGAAAACTACCCGCCAGAAGTGTTAAAAAATAATCTTAATAATATTGGCTCGCATGATACAGTTAGAATTTTAACAGCTTTGCAATTGGATAAGCTGAAATTGCAACAAGCGTTAACCTTATTGTTTGTCTTACCAGGAGTGCCTTGTCTTTATTATGGAGATGAGGCCGGTGTAGAAGGCGGCGATGATCCTGATAACCGAGGGATGTTTCCTTGGGGCCTTGAGAACCAAACGCTGCTGACTTTTATACGAGAAAGAATTGCCTTAAGAAAAAGTGTACGCGCTTTGCAAGATGGGGAGCTTTTTGCCTTTTCAACTGAACAGATTCTAGGTTTAGTACGCTACTTATCAGAAGAAGAGTATGTGCTCATTTTGATAAACAGTACCGCTGATGAAAAGATTTTTGAAGCAGAAAATGCAATTTCTTACTCTTCTTTTAAGTTGCAGCATTTTTTAGAAAAAGGCAATTTAACGTTCTTGAACATCCCCGCTCAAGGCGTGCGAATCATAGAAAAATGTCCTTCTTCAACTACTCAGAATGAAAATTGCGAATAG
- a CDS encoding NCS2 family permease, whose protein sequence is MDFFKLKENGTSVKQEMMAGFTSFFAISYIIIVNPLILADAGISQQLSVFATILVSAVGSILMGVWAKAPLVMTPGMGVNAFFTYTIVGSMGLSWQEALAVVLVSSLIFIAISYTNLSTTLVEAIPSSLKQGITAGIGLFLVIIGLENGGLIVDGGDNSFIVLGDLTNPLTLLALFGIVLSGVLYIRKIRGSFFIGIVVVTILSLILGFHSPGTSSFSLKNVTEYTALIGAFDFSTMFSVPFILAVFSLTMILIFESIGLLEGLLEDKSRFKNAFRVSGVMTLVSGLFGTSPTVTAAESASGIKEGGKTGLTAVVAGSLFFLSLIFTPLLAYIPNAALAPVIVITGAIMMESLQHIPFEDFSEWLPAFLIVVMIPLTSSIVDGLAFGFVAYPIFKLAKGELNTVKKEMHVVSFLFLLTMIAIAVL, encoded by the coding sequence GTGGATTTTTTCAAATTAAAAGAAAATGGAACAAGTGTTAAACAAGAAATGATGGCCGGGTTTACATCTTTTTTTGCGATTTCCTATATCATTATAGTAAACCCTTTAATTTTAGCAGATGCCGGTATTTCCCAGCAACTAAGTGTTTTTGCTACTATTTTAGTTTCAGCTGTCGGCAGCATTTTAATGGGAGTTTGGGCTAAGGCACCTTTAGTTATGACACCTGGTATGGGTGTAAATGCTTTTTTTACGTATACGATCGTTGGATCAATGGGGCTTTCTTGGCAAGAAGCATTGGCGGTAGTTTTAGTATCAAGTTTAATTTTTATTGCTATTAGTTATACCAATCTTAGTACAACATTAGTAGAGGCTATTCCCAGTTCTTTAAAACAAGGAATTACTGCTGGAATTGGGTTGTTTTTAGTTATTATCGGGTTAGAGAATGGCGGCCTGATTGTAGATGGCGGAGATAATTCTTTTATTGTGCTAGGCGATCTAACCAATCCGTTGACTCTTTTAGCCTTATTTGGAATCGTTTTATCGGGTGTGTTATATATTCGGAAAATTCGAGGCAGTTTTTTTATTGGTATCGTGGTAGTAACGATTTTATCATTGATTTTAGGTTTCCATTCACCTGGAACTTCTTCCTTTTCATTGAAAAATGTAACGGAATATACTGCTTTGATTGGTGCTTTTGATTTTTCTACTATGTTTAGTGTTCCTTTTATTTTAGCTGTCTTTTCATTAACTATGATTCTGATTTTTGAATCCATTGGGTTATTAGAAGGTTTACTGGAAGATAAGAGTCGCTTTAAAAATGCTTTTCGTGTCAGCGGCGTGATGACACTCGTTTCTGGTTTGTTCGGAACAAGCCCAACAGTAACCGCTGCTGAAAGTGCTTCAGGGATTAAAGAAGGAGGAAAGACGGGTTTAACAGCAGTAGTTGCTGGAAGTTTGTTTTTCTTATCACTCATTTTTACCCCTTTGTTAGCTTATATTCCTAACGCAGCTTTAGCGCCTGTTATCGTTATTACGGGTGCGATTATGATGGAAAGCCTGCAACATATCCCATTCGAAGATTTTAGCGAATGGCTGCCAGCCTTCCTGATAGTCGTAATGATTCCTTTGACCTCCAGCATTGTCGATGGTTTAGCGTTTGGTTTTGTCGCTTATCCTATTTTTAAGCTGGCAAAGGGTGAGTTGAATACAGTGAAAAAAGAAATGCACGTCGTTTCATTTTTGTTTTTATTAACCATGATCGCAATCGCCGTACTTTAA